In the Bacteroidales bacterium genome, one interval contains:
- a CDS encoding biopolymer transporter ExbD has translation MNLRMRNRRGIDVNSASMSDLVFLLLIFFMLTSTLISPNAIKLLLPSSKSERVMAPKRAVNVYIDAKYQYYIENIPVDEKGLKSGIVNALAGQTDASVVLRTDATVPIQFAVNVIDIVNNINKVNNTTHKVILATRPDKP, from the coding sequence ATGAATCTGCGTATGCGAAACAGAAGAGGGATTGACGTAAATAGCGCTTCTATGAGTGATTTAGTTTTTCTGTTATTGATTTTTTTTATGTTGACTTCTACTTTAATTAGCCCTAATGCAATTAAACTTTTGCTGCCAAGCAGTAAAAGTGAACGAGTTATGGCACCTAAACGAGCTGTAAATGTGTATATCGATGCAAAATATCAATATTATATCGAAAATATTCCAGTGGATGAAAAAGGTTTGAAAAGTGGAATTGTCAACGCTCTTGCTGGGCAAACGGATGCCTCCGTGGTTCTCAGAACTGATGCAACTGTACCTATTCAGTTTGCTGTCAACGTGATTGATATAGTCAACAACATTAATAAAGTAAATAATACAACCCATAAGGTAATATTAGCAACCAGACCTGATAAACCATGA
- a CDS encoding ATP-dependent Clp protease adaptor ClpS: protein MVIEKRKKLEQNQDKEAIRSLYLINDNVNTFEYVLECLMSIFEFSEEQAYQITLITHLRGTCILKTGSPELLSQYQEELRSCNLSSKIE from the coding sequence GTGGTAATTGAAAAAAGAAAAAAGCTCGAACAAAATCAAGATAAAGAAGCGATCAGATCATTATATCTAATCAATGACAACGTCAATACGTTTGAATATGTCTTAGAATGTTTGATGAGTATTTTTGAATTTTCGGAGGAACAAGCATATCAAATTACTTTAATCACTCATTTGAGAGGTACATGCATCTTAAAAACAGGTTCGCCTGAGTTGCTAAGTCAATATCAAGAAGAATTAAGATCATGTAACCTCAGTTCTAAAATTGAATGA
- a CDS encoding energy transducer TonB, with product MKMSSEQYKSAGLTALITVLIIVLLFLMAFRTPLPLPEEQGVVIEVGGGGGGGSESSSTAIDNPEEYKLPSNPKPLEQILTQNTEPVDYVVPENRQPTTTERVEENNVSNPTSQSTSQENQQNTQIDERLKNYAWGQGKGSGKGSNGGGGGTGSGPGSGGGAGGGVGTGTGGGTGPSYSLVGRSVRNLPLPSYDEEEQGIVVVTIWVDRDGNVTRAEPGAVGTTAKPGPLWDLAKEAALKARFNKDEDAPEIQRGTITYRFIRK from the coding sequence ATGAAAATGTCGAGCGAGCAATATAAGTCGGCAGGTTTGACAGCACTTATAACAGTGTTGATCATAGTGCTCCTTTTCTTAATGGCTTTCAGAACTCCTTTGCCATTACCCGAGGAGCAAGGGGTAGTGATCGAAGTAGGAGGGGGAGGTGGTGGAGGAAGTGAAAGTAGTTCGACAGCTATTGATAATCCGGAGGAATATAAACTTCCCTCGAATCCAAAACCACTCGAACAAATTTTGACGCAAAATACCGAACCTGTAGATTATGTTGTTCCTGAAAATCGACAACCTACCACGACTGAGCGAGTGGAAGAAAATAATGTTAGCAATCCAACATCACAATCTACTTCACAAGAAAATCAGCAAAACACCCAGATTGATGAACGTTTGAAAAATTATGCTTGGGGACAAGGAAAAGGTAGCGGAAAAGGGAGTAATGGCGGAGGTGGTGGTACTGGAAGCGGACCAGGAAGTGGTGGTGGAGCAGGTGGGGGAGTAGGAACTGGTACTGGAGGCGGAACCGGTCCTTCGTATTCTCTGGTTGGCAGGAGTGTAAGAAATTTACCATTACCGTCCTATGATGAGGAAGAACAGGGGATTGTGGTTGTTACTATATGGGTTGACAGAGATGGTAACGTTACTCGTGCAGAACCTGGTGCAGTGGGAACAACAGCAAAACCAGGTCCTCTTTGGGATCTTGCTAAGGAGGCAGCACTTAAGGCCAGATTTAACAAAGACGAAGATGCACCCGAAATTCAAAGAGGAACCATTACGTATAGATTTATACGAAAATAA
- a CDS encoding serine acetyltransferase has translation MNYLQQLIKKLNRIDSTYPFIQKCSSGIFPQWKEVDEFVSTCKQILFPTYFSTDIVKSVALNDFLLSKLLEAKSNLMVLLKKSFCYGCDDHGLNNDEYDEKLFSKLLMEVEVFLDSLPTIKEMLITDAHATFLGDPAAKNHGEVILCYPGFLAMMHYRIAHQLYVQNVPILPRMMTELAHSKTGIDIHPGATIGPYFAMDHGTGIVIGETTIIGENVKIYQGVTLGAKSFPLDENGNPVKGIPRHPIVEDNVIIYANATILGRVRIGQNSIIGGNTWITTDVPPNSKVTI, from the coding sequence ATGAACTACTTGCAGCAGCTGATAAAGAAGCTTAATCGAATAGATAGTACATATCCTTTTATTCAAAAGTGTTCATCGGGTATATTCCCACAATGGAAAGAAGTTGATGAATTTGTCAGCACCTGCAAACAAATCCTTTTTCCTACTTATTTTTCGACAGATATTGTAAAATCCGTTGCTTTGAATGATTTTTTGTTGTCGAAGTTACTTGAAGCCAAAAGCAATCTGATGGTCTTACTTAAGAAATCATTTTGTTATGGGTGTGATGATCACGGCTTAAATAATGACGAGTATGATGAAAAACTTTTTTCAAAATTATTGATGGAAGTTGAGGTTTTTTTGGATTCTCTGCCTACTATTAAGGAAATGCTTATAACAGATGCACATGCAACTTTTCTTGGTGACCCAGCTGCTAAAAATCATGGAGAGGTTATCCTATGCTATCCAGGTTTCCTTGCCATGATGCATTATAGGATAGCACATCAACTGTACGTCCAGAATGTTCCTATTCTCCCACGAATGATGACCGAACTTGCTCATTCCAAAACTGGAATTGATATACACCCAGGTGCAACGATAGGACCATATTTTGCTATGGATCATGGCACTGGTATTGTAATAGGTGAGACAACGATAATAGGTGAAAATGTCAAAATATACCAAGGTGTAACATTAGGTGCTAAAAGCTTTCCTTTGGATGAAAATGGAAATCCTGTCAAAGGTATACCTCGCCACCCCATAGTAGAAGACAATGTCATCATTTATGCTAATGCTACTATTTTGGGAAGAGTTCGAATTGGTCAAAATTCTATCATTGGAGGAAACACATGGATAACAACGGACGTTCCCCCTAATTCAAAAGTAACTATCTGA
- a CDS encoding MotA/TolQ/ExbB proton channel family protein: MNLLVLLDVVVNKTNNVVSDTANVVQTSQGYDTLSYWELTLKGGPIMIVLGILLILVLYIFFERYFVTNKAGKEDQGFMMNIKQFIKDGKIDTALAMCRASNTPLSRMIEKGVSRIGRPLEDIAAAIENVGKLEVAKLEKSVAFLSTIASVAPSIGFLGTVTGMINAFYNLSKSGNNIDISMLSGGIYEAMVTTVGGLIVGILASLAYNIIVGRIEKIVFILEARATEFMDILNEPIS; the protein is encoded by the coding sequence ATGAATCTGCTAGTTCTTCTAGATGTTGTGGTAAATAAGACAAACAATGTGGTAAGTGATACCGCTAATGTTGTTCAAACTTCACAGGGGTATGATACCCTTTCGTATTGGGAGTTGACCCTCAAGGGAGGGCCGATCATGATCGTACTAGGTATTTTGCTAATTTTGGTTTTGTATATATTCTTTGAAAGGTACTTTGTAACCAATAAAGCAGGTAAAGAAGATCAGGGATTTATGATGAACATTAAGCAATTTATTAAAGATGGGAAAATAGATACCGCTCTTGCCATGTGTCGTGCTAGTAACACACCTCTTTCTCGGATGATAGAAAAAGGGGTTTCTCGCATCGGAAGGCCCCTTGAAGATATTGCTGCAGCTATTGAAAATGTGGGAAAACTAGAAGTAGCTAAGCTAGAAAAAAGCGTAGCTTTTCTCTCAACAATTGCCAGTGTGGCTCCTTCCATTGGCTTTTTGGGTACGGTTACAGGCATGATAAATGCTTTCTATAACCTTTCAAAATCTGGAAACAACATCGACATTTCCATGCTTTCGGGAGGTATCTATGAAGCTATGGTGACAACTGTAGGTGGTCTTATTGTGGGCATTCTAGCAAGCTTGGCTTACAATATAATTGTGGGAAGAATTGAAAAAATTGTTTTTATCTTGGAAGCTCGTGCTACAGAATTTATGGATATATTAAATGAACCTATTTCATAA
- the purE gene encoding 5-(carboxyamino)imidazole ribonucleotide mutase → MGKKVSILMGSDSDLSIMRQAAEMLENFGIPYELQILSAHRAPKRLFEFASDAHKRGIGVIIAGAGGAAHLPGVIAALTPLPVIGVPIKSSISMDGWDSVLSILQMPSGIPVATVALNNAKNAAILATQILGVSDSEIQQKIIAYKEKLEKEVVEKNEKLQEGKL, encoded by the coding sequence ATGGGTAAGAAAGTTAGCATTTTAATGGGTTCAGATTCAGATTTGTCGATCATGAGACAAGCAGCAGAAATGTTGGAAAATTTTGGTATTCCTTACGAATTGCAAATTCTTTCGGCACATCGAGCGCCAAAGCGACTTTTCGAATTTGCATCCGATGCCCATAAAAGAGGTATTGGAGTGATTATCGCTGGAGCAGGAGGAGCTGCACATTTACCAGGTGTTATTGCTGCGCTTACACCTTTGCCTGTAATAGGTGTACCTATTAAGTCGAGCATTTCTATGGATGGATGGGATTCTGTGCTTTCTATTCTTCAGATGCCAAGCGGAATACCAGTTGCAACCGTGGCTTTGAACAATGCTAAAAATGCTGCCATTTTAGCAACTCAAATACTTGGTGTTTCCGATTCTGAAATTCAACAAAAAATCATTGCTTACAAAGAGAAACTTGAAAAAGAGGTTGTTGAGAAAAACGAAAAATTACAAGAAGGAAAGCTTTAA